The nucleotide window AGGCGCACATCCTCGACGAGCTCGAGCGGCTGGGCGCGGTGCGCGTCAGCCGCCTCGTCGAGTCCCTCGGCGTCAGCGACATGACGGTGCGGCGCGACCTCGACGCCCTCGCCCAGCGCGGCCTGCTCACCAAGGTGCACGGCGGCGCGATGGCGATCGGCGAGCGCAGCAACCACGAGCCCGGCTTCGAGGCCAAGCAGGTGCGGGCCCAGGTGGAGAAGGACGCCATCGCCCACGTGGCCGCCGAGCTGATCTCGCCCGGCTCGGCCGTGGGCATCTCGGCGGGCACCACCACGTGGACCCTCGCGCACCTCGTGCGCGACATCCCCGGCCTCACCGTCGTCACCAACTCGATGCGGATCGCCGACGTCGTGCTGTCCAGCGGCCGTTCCGACCAGACCGTGGTCCTCACCGGCGGGATCCGCACCCCCTCCGACGCGCTCGTCGGACCGGTCGCGGTGGCCGCGCTGCGCAGCCTCCACCTCGACCTCGTCTTCCTGGGCGTCCACGGCATGGACGAGCGCAGCGGCTTCACCACGCCCAACCTCATGGAGAGCGAGACCGACCGCGCCCTCGTCGAGGCCGGCCGGCGCCTCGTCGTGGTAGCCGACCACACGAAGTGGGGCACCGTCGGCCTGTCGACGATCGTGCCGCTCGACGTCGCCGACATCCTCATCACCGACGACGAGATGCCGCCCGAGGCGCTGGCGGTGCTGCGCGAGCGCGTCCCTGAGGTCGTCGTCGCCCGGCGCGGGCTGCCCGTCGAGCAGCTGCACGAGGGGGCGAGGTGAGGCCCGTACGCCGCACGGTGGTCACGCTCGCCGACGGACGCGAGCTGCTGCACTTCGACGACGACTCGTCGCCGGAGCGCGAGACGATCGACAAGCGCGACCTCGACCCCCGCGGGGACGCGCCGGACCTGCGGCACGACCCGCTGCGCGACGAGTGGGTCTCGGTGGCCGCGCACCGGCTCGACCGCACCTTCCTGCCCGGGCCCGACGACTGCCCGCTGTGCCCGAGCCGCGACGGGCGCCTCACCGAGGTGCCCAGCGACGACTACGACGTGGTCGTGTTCGAGAACCGGTTCCCGGCCTTCGTCGGCACGCCGTCCGAGGTGGCGGACGACGGCGTGCACGTGCACCATCCGGCCTGGGGCCGGTGCGAGGTCGTGTGCTTCACGTCCGACCACGACGCGTCGTTCGCCGACCTCGACCACGACCGGGCCCGGCTGGTGATCGAGGCCTGGGCCGACCGCACCTCCGAGCTCTCGCGCACGCCCGGCGTCGAGCAGGTGTTCGTGTTCGAGAACCGCGGCGAGGCCATCGGCGTCACCATGCGCCACCCGCACGGCCAGATCTACGCCTATCCGTTCGTCACCCCGGTCACGCGGGCGCAGCTGGACTCCGCCGCACGCCACCTGGCCGCCACCGGCCGGAACCTGTTCGACGACGTCGTCGACGCCGAGCTGGCCGACGGCAGCCGCGTGGTCCTCGAGAGCGAGCACTGGGTGGCGTTCGTGCCGTTCGCGGCGCGCTGGCCCGTGGAGATGCACCTCTACCCGCGCCGGCGCGTGCCGGACCTGGCAGCGCTCACCGACGTCGAGCGCGACGAGCTCGCCGACGTCTACCTCGACCTGCTCCGCCGGGGCGACGCGTTCTTCGGCATCCCGCTGCCCTACATCGCCGCGTGGCACCAGGCGCCGGTGCGCGAGCGACGTGACCTCGCCGCGCTGCACCTCGAGCTCTTCTCGGTGCAGCGCAGCGTCGACAAGCTCAAGTACCTGGCCGGCTCGGAGTCCGCCATGGGCGCGTTCGTCAACGACCGGACCCCGGAGGACGTCGCCGCCCGGCTGCGCGCGGCCGGCCCGTCGTGACCCCCGCGGACGGCGAGGTGGGGACCGGGTCCTCCGCCGCCTTCGCGGCCGTGCACGGCCGGGAGCCCACCGTGGCCTGGCGGGCGCCGGGGCGGGTGAACCTCATCGGCGAGCACACCGACTACAACGACGGGTGGGTCCTGCCGCTCGCGCTCACGCTGGGCACGACCGTGCGGGCCGCACCGCGTCCCGACCGCGTGCTGCGCCTGGTGACGCACCGGCACGCGGCCGAGCCCGTCGACGTCGACCTCGACCACCTCGCGCCCGGCACGGTGACGGGCTGGGCGGCCTATCCCGCGGGCGTCGCCTGGGCCCTGGCGGAGCGGGGCGTCCCCGTCGTCGGGGCTGACGTGCTCGTGGACGGCGACCTGCCGCTCGGGGCCGGGCTGTCGTCGTCGGCCAGCCTCGAGCTCGCCACGGCCGGCGCCCTGC belongs to Frankiales bacterium and includes:
- the galT gene encoding galactose-1-phosphate uridylyltransferase, whose amino-acid sequence is MRPVRRTVVTLADGRELLHFDDDSSPERETIDKRDLDPRGDAPDLRHDPLRDEWVSVAAHRLDRTFLPGPDDCPLCPSRDGRLTEVPSDDYDVVVFENRFPAFVGTPSEVADDGVHVHHPAWGRCEVVCFTSDHDASFADLDHDRARLVIEAWADRTSELSRTPGVEQVFVFENRGEAIGVTMRHPHGQIYAYPFVTPVTRAQLDSAARHLAATGRNLFDDVVDAELADGSRVVLESEHWVAFVPFAARWPVEMHLYPRRRVPDLAALTDVERDELADVYLDLLRRGDAFFGIPLPYIAAWHQAPVRERRDLAALHLELFSVQRSVDKLKYLAGSESAMGAFVNDRTPEDVAARLRAAGPS
- a CDS encoding DeoR family transcriptional regulator; its protein translation is MTALASQRQAHILDELERLGAVRVSRLVESLGVSDMTVRRDLDALAQRGLLTKVHGGAMAIGERSNHEPGFEAKQVRAQVEKDAIAHVAAELISPGSAVGISAGTTTWTLAHLVRDIPGLTVVTNSMRIADVVLSSGRSDQTVVLTGGIRTPSDALVGPVAVAALRSLHLDLVFLGVHGMDERSGFTTPNLMESETDRALVEAGRRLVVVADHTKWGTVGLSTIVPLDVADILITDDEMPPEALAVLRERVPEVVVARRGLPVEQLHEGAR